GCGGGTCGCCCAGGAAGGTGTCCGGGTCGAAGACGGGTGCCGACTTGGCCTGCGCCTTCGTCCGGGACAGCTGCACGATGCGGGTGTCGTGGTCGATGCCCATGACGGCGTCCGACGCGATCACCACGTCCTTGCCCACGACCCACGGACCGGTGTGTACGACCAGGAACCGCGGTCCGAGGTCCCTGGAGTACTTGCTGACCTTGCCGACGTGACCGTCCGTGGCGTCCACCTGGTAGCCGGTCAGGTCGTCGTCCGGGGTGTGGCCGGCGGTCGGCACGTGCTGTGCGGAGTGTCGGGTCACGATGTCCTCCCTGTCGTCCTGTTCCTGCGGGTGCCCGCTGAGGCGCACGGCAGACATGCGAGAGACAACGCGGCAGACAACGCGGCAGACATCCGACCGGCGTGCGGGCCCGTCGGCGCCCGGGTCGACGGCTACGCCGATGACACCCGTTCCGCGGGGTCGACGACGTCGCGACCCATGGGCGGCAGGTCGCCCGTCGCGTCGCTGCGCCGGGCGCCGTCGGGCCTCACGAACGGCGCGCGGCACCCGTGCGCAGGACTCGACCCGCGCCTCACCGCGCGGCACCGCCGTACCCTCGTCACACCGTCCACTCCCACAACATCCGAGGTCAGCGCGGTGCAGCGGTCCTCACCAGGGAGTTCGTCCAAGTCTCTGCGCGCGGTCCCACGCCCGCATAACGTGCGCTCACCCGAACAGTTGAACCGCTCTCCCATTTTCGCCCGGTCCGCACCTGGGGCCCACGACCCGGTAGGAGACCTTGGGATGTCCTCCGACAGCTCGGAGTTATACCCGGCGCGGCACCGGCCCGGACGCCACGCCTCCCCTGCCGCGCCTCCGCGGTGGGCCGTCCCCCAGGACGATGCCCGCCCTCCGACCAGCGACCGGTCCTGGACCGGCACACCTCGCGACCTGCGCCGTCTGCGCCGGGCCAGCCGCTGGCAGCGGCGCGTCGCCACGTTCGCCGCGCTCGGCTACTTCGCCGTCTTCCTGATCCTCACCGTCGAAGCGCCCGCCGTCATGACCCGCCCCGCACCGGGCGGCCTTCCCACCGGCCTCCTTCTGGCCCTGGTGCAACTGCCCGTCACCTGGCTGGCCGTGATCCTCTACGAGTACACCGCGCGCCGCTACGTCGACCCGCTGGCCCGGCGTGTGCACCGCCGGCCCGACCCCGCCCCGCACGAGGAGCCACGGCCGTGACGGACTTCGACGGCACCGCGCAGTCCTGGTCCCTGGTGGCGTTCTGCAGTGTCGTGACCCTGACGCTCATGCTGTGCGTGCTCACCGGTCCCGACCGCGACGACCTCGACGAGTTCTACACCGGCTACCGCTCCCTGTCGCCCCTGCGCAACGGCCTGGCCATCGCCGGCGACTACATCTCAGCCGCCACCGTCCTCACCATCGGCGGAGTCATCGCGCTGTGCGGCTACGACGGGGTCGTACTGGCCCTGAGCACCGTCCTGTCCCTGCTGCTCCTGATGGTGCTGCTGGCCGAACCCCTGCATCACACCGGCCGGTTCACCATGGCCGACGCACTCGGCAGACGGCTGCCCGGCCGCGCGGTGCGCATCACCGCGTGCCTGGTCACCCTCGCCTCGCTGGTGCCGATGATGGTCGTGCAACTGGCCGGCGTGGGCCAGTTGCTGGCGTACGTCCTCGGGTTCCCCGACGGCGCCATGCGGACCGGCTGCGTCATCGGGGCCGGCACCCTGATGATCAGCTATGCGGCCATCGGGGGCATGAGGGGCACCGCGCTGATCCAGATCCTCAAGACGGTCATCCTGCTCGGGTCGGGTCTGGTCGTCGCCGGCCTCATCCTGCACACCTTCGGATGGAGCCCGCGTACCCTGTTCCGGGCCGCCGCCCACGGCAGCGGCGCCGAGGACGACTTCCTGCACTACGGCCTGCAGTTCGCCAGCGGGCCGCACCGCGGACTCGACATGGTGAGCACCCAGTGCGCCATCGTGCTGGGCGGCGCCTGTCTGCCCCACGTCACCATGCGCATGTACACCGCGGGCAGCGCTCCACAGGTGCGCCGCGCGATGTCCTGGGCGATCTCGACGGTCACCCTCTTCATCGCCGTGATCACCGTGATCGGTGTGGGCGCCACGGCTCTCATCGGGCGGGCGGGCGTCGCCGGCGCCGACGCCCGCGGCAACACCGCCTACCTGCTCGGCTCGCGAGCCGCCTTCGGCATGCATCTCTCCCGTCCGGAGAGCCTGCTGTTCGCCACCGTCACGACGGCGATCTTCCTGACGCTGCTGGCGTCCGTGGCCAGCATGACGCTGGCCTGCGCCAACTCGCTGGCCCACGACATCGCCGCCGCGCGCCCGAACGTCTCGCCGCTGCGCGAGATGGCCCTGGCGCGGGTGGCCGCCCTGGCCGTGGGCCTCCCGGTCATCGCACTGGCCGTCCTCGCCCAGCACCGCAGCCTCCAGCCGCTCGCCACCGTCTCCTTCTGCCTGGGCGCCTCGGCCATCGCCCCGGCGCTCGTCTACAGCCTCTTCTGGCGGCGCTTCACACGCGCCGGTCTGCTGTGCACCCTCATCGGCGGAACCGTCAGCGTCCTCGTCCTCATGACCGGCACCAACCTCGTCTCCGGTTCTCCGGGATCGGCCTTCCCGGAAGCCGACTTCAACTGGTTCCCCTTCACCACCACCGCGCTCGTCTCGGTGCCGGCGGGCTTCCTGTGCGGTCTGCTCGGCACCGTCCTGTCCGGCAGGAAGGCGATCGCCCGCGAACGCGAACGCTATGCGGCCATCGAACCCGTCCTCCTCGCCGGCCCGCCCCGCCCCGAGCGGCGGTGAACCCGCGCACCGGCCCGACACGGTCCGGGCATGGCCTGCCGGGCCACGCAATGGGCTCGGGCGGCCCTCGCGTGGTGAACACGGGGGCCGCCCGGAGCGACGTGGCCATGGACGAGCAAAGCGAGGGAGAGCTCAGCCGGAGCCGGACTGCCGCGCCTCGTCCGCGACCTGCCTGCCCGATGCGCGGGCCTGATCGGTCACCCGCGTGGCCTGGTCGCGTGCCTCGTCCTGCGTGGTGCGCACCGCTTCCGCGGCGGTGTCCTTCACCTCCTGCGCCGCGTCCTGCGTCGCCTCCTTGGCGCCTTCCTTCAGGGTCTGCGCGGATTCGAGGGCGGCCTCCTTCACCGGCTCCAGCGCCTCGCCGCCGCGTCCCATCAGCTCGCTCGCCTTCTCCTGTTCGACCTCGGTGGCCGGCAGCAGCGACGAGGCCAGCAGGCCGGCGCCGAACGCGATCAGACCGGCGGCCAGCGGGTTGCCCTGGGTCTGTCGCAGTGCCTGGTCGGGCGCCTGCCGTATCGCTTCGCCCGCCTCGCCGGCCGCGTCGCGTGCCGTGCCGGCCGCTTGCTGGGTGCTCACTTGCAGGGACCCGGCCGCCGAGCGGGCGCCGCCCGTGACGCCATGGGCGGTGTCCGAGGCCGTTCCCATGACCCGCTCACGCACTCCCGAGACGGCTCCGCGCATCCTTCGGGTGCGCCGCCGGACCACCCGTCGGGGGCTGGCCCGGTCCGCGAGCCGGTCCACGTCGGCGGACAGCCGGCTGCGAGTGGCGTCGATCTCGGCCTTCATCCGGTCGGGTGACGTGCCCATTGCGCATTCTCCTTCATCGTCTCGAGGGTCTGTTCCGGCTTGGGTTCCACCGTGCGCATGCGGGTCCTGCCCCGCTGGTACAGGACGGCTGCGACCACGGCCCACACGGCGGCCACGATCAGCGCGGCCCAGCCCCCGTCGATCACGTTGGCCAGTCCGAGCACGGCGGCCAGGGACAGGAAGAGGAGAACCATGTAGCCGGCGAACCCCGCGCCGCCGTACATGCCGGCGGCCTTGCCTGCCTTGGCCGCTTCCTGCCGGACCTCGGTCTTGGCCAGCTCGACCTCCTGACGGAACAGGGTCTGAACGTCCGACGTCACGACGGACAGCAGCTCGCCCAGCGATCGGTCCTCACCGACGGGCGTCGCCGACGGGCGGGAAAGGAAGGAGGTCATCGCTCACACCCCCGACCCCGGCCGACCCGGCGCATCACCCGAGGTCCTGCCGGCGGACGGCGGGAACTGCGGCGGAGCGGGCGACACCGCCGGCATCGGCTCCCGTGCGACGCCCGCCGAAGGAGTGGACGGGAGCGCGGGGGACGGTGGCTCGTACCGCCCCGCCCCTTCGGGGTCCCCGACCGCTTCCTGCTGTTGCGTCCCGGAAGACGTCTGAGCCTTGGCCCCCACCTTCACCAGCCGTCCGACGGCGAACCCCGCCAGCAGGGCGCCGCCCAGGAAGGCCGCGGGACGACGGCGGGCGAAGCTCTGCACATCGGAGAGGACTCCGTCGACTCCCTGCTTCTCCAGATAGTCGGCCGCCCGGTGCCCGCCGTCGGCCGCCTGGGCCGCCAGACTCCGCGCGGGTGAGTCGCTCCGCGCGTTCTCGGCCAGTCCCGCCAGGTCGTCCGCCCACTCGTGCAGCGTCCCGGCGGCCCGCCTGGTCTGTCCCTCGGCCTCCTCCATGACACGGCCTCGCAGGTCGTCGGCGACCACGCCCACCTGCTGCCGCGCCTCTCCCGCAACGGACTTGGCCTGGTCCGTGGCGGTACCCGCCACCTGTCCCGCGGCCTGCTGGGCCTGACCGGCCGTGGCCGATGCCTCCGCCCTGGCCGTCTCACCGGTCTGTTGCAACCTCGTGCTGTCGCCCTGCGCTGCCTCACTCATCAGCCACTCCTCCTCTTCATCTCCGTGCGTTGCTTGCCGGTATGTACACAAGTGGCCGTTTCGTCACCTTTTACACCCGTCGAGGGACGGCATCGTGGTTCGCTCTCGACTCCTTCCGGCGAACGCGGGCGCGGGACCGCACGCGCGCTGACCGGCTGAGGGGGGCGCGCGAGTCACTGCATCGCGCGACCGTTCACGCCGGTGCCCGGAAGGGCCGCAGGCCGGGGTGACAGGGGCGCACAGGCGCGCAGGGCGCCGTCGAGGACGAGCCGAGGGGCCGCCTATAGAGTCCACCGACATGACCGTCGCTCGTTCCGTCGCCCTGTTCGCCGTCGCCGCCCTCTTCGAGATCGGCGGTGCCTGGCTCGTGTGGCAGGGCGTCCGCGAGCACAAGGGGTGGCTCTGGACCGGCGCCGGATTCATCGCCCTCGGTGTCTACGGTGTGGTGGCCACCTGGCAGAACGACGACGACTTCGGGCGCATCCTGGCCGCCTACGGCGGAGTCTTCGTGGCCGGGTCGATCGCCTGGGGCATGGTCGCGGACGGCTACCGGCCGGACCGCTACGACGTGACCGGCGCGCTGATCTGCCTCGCCGGGATGGCCGTGATCATGTACGCACCCCGCCGGCACTGAACTTCCCCGGTTCCCCGGGTGCGAGACGCCCGGAACCGAGGGCCCGGCCGCGACGAGCCGGCCTCGACGCGGCACCGGGCCTGCGCCCCCGGTCCTGGACGTCCGCGGTCCTGCGGTCGTCCTACGGTCGAGCCGGACTGTCGAGGGAAGCCGTGACGTCGGCGGTCTCCGTGCGGTTCACGGCCAGCCGCAGCGTCACGGCAGCGGCAACTCCCGACAGCAGGCCCCAGGTCAGCGCGGCCGGGACGCCGTCGCCGACAGCGGCGGACAGGTACATCAGGCCGTAGCGCAGGCCCGTGCCGTCCGTCGTGACCCGCAGCAACTGGCTCGCCAGCAGGCCGAGAACGGTCGCACAGACCGCACCGACGGCCATCGCCGGGACAGAGGTCCGGGTGAGCAGGCCGGGCAACCACCGCAGTGCGCACCACACCACGGCGAGCAGCAGCACGTCGGCGGCCCGGTACAGGAGCCAGTCACCCAACGGCGAGCTCGCCGGGCCGGTCCAGGCTCCCAGCAGCAGCCACTGGCGCAGCAGATCGCCCGGTTCGCCGAACAACCCGTCGCCGGTGAAGGCCGTCTGGAGATCGGCGGCGACCGACTGGTACGACAGGACCACCAGAGACAGGGCGACGACCGCGGTCCCGGCGGAGGCGGCCAGACGTGCGGCACGCGCCGGTACGTCCTCTCGCGGCAGCGGACCGGCGCTCTTGGCGGTGACCCGTGCCGCGAGCACCGTCGCGACCGCCGCGAGCAGCGCGGTCATCACCACGATCTGCCGCCCGGTGGAGATCACGCTCGCGAGCTGCGGCAGGAAGCGGTAACTGCCGTGCCCCTGCGAGGCGATCAGCCAGGGCGCCGAGACGGTCACCGCGAGAGTTCCGGCCACCAGGCCCCAGGCCCATACCGCGAGCAGCGCGGCGGGCGCCCGGCCGTGCACCGGCGGCAGCCTGCGGATCAGGAGCAGCGCCCCGGGCACGAAGAAGACGAAGACGGCGGCGAAGCGGATCTGGAGCGCGGTCGCGTACAGATCGAGGTAGCGCCTGCCGTCGCCACCGGCCGCGTCCCCGGTCCGGCCGGACGCCCCGGCGCCGAAGCCGACCGAGGCCGGGGGGTC
This Streptomyces sp. NBC_00377 DNA region includes the following protein-coding sequences:
- a CDS encoding phage holin family protein → MTSFLSRPSATPVGEDRSLGELLSVVTSDVQTLFRQEVELAKTEVRQEAAKAGKAAGMYGGAGFAGYMVLLFLSLAAVLGLANVIDGGWAALIVAAVWAVVAAVLYQRGRTRMRTVEPKPEQTLETMKENAQWARHPTG
- a CDS encoding PRC-barrel domain containing protein, whose product is MTRHSAQHVPTAGHTPDDDLTGYQVDATDGHVGKVSKYSRDLGPRFLVVHTGPWVVGKDVVIASDAVMGIDHDTRIVQLSRTKAQAKSAPVFDPDTFLGDPRHRDQLGGRHGSGH
- a CDS encoding sodium/solute symporter, encoding MTDFDGTAQSWSLVAFCSVVTLTLMLCVLTGPDRDDLDEFYTGYRSLSPLRNGLAIAGDYISAATVLTIGGVIALCGYDGVVLALSTVLSLLLLMVLLAEPLHHTGRFTMADALGRRLPGRAVRITACLVTLASLVPMMVVQLAGVGQLLAYVLGFPDGAMRTGCVIGAGTLMISYAAIGGMRGTALIQILKTVILLGSGLVVAGLILHTFGWSPRTLFRAAAHGSGAEDDFLHYGLQFASGPHRGLDMVSTQCAIVLGGACLPHVTMRMYTAGSAPQVRRAMSWAISTVTLFIAVITVIGVGATALIGRAGVAGADARGNTAYLLGSRAAFGMHLSRPESLLFATVTTAIFLTLLASVASMTLACANSLAHDIAAARPNVSPLREMALARVAALAVGLPVIALAVLAQHRSLQPLATVSFCLGASAIAPALVYSLFWRRFTRAGLLCTLIGGTVSVLVLMTGTNLVSGSPGSAFPEADFNWFPFTTTALVSVPAGFLCGLLGTVLSGRKAIARERERYAAIEPVLLAGPPRPERR
- a CDS encoding YnfA family protein, which encodes MTVARSVALFAVAALFEIGGAWLVWQGVREHKGWLWTGAGFIALGVYGVVATWQNDDDFGRILAAYGGVFVAGSIAWGMVADGYRPDRYDVTGALICLAGMAVIMYAPRRH
- a CDS encoding DUF3618 domain-containing protein: MGTSPDRMKAEIDATRSRLSADVDRLADRASPRRVVRRRTRRMRGAVSGVRERVMGTASDTAHGVTGGARSAAGSLQVSTQQAAGTARDAAGEAGEAIRQAPDQALRQTQGNPLAAGLIAFGAGLLASSLLPATEVEQEKASELMGRGGEALEPVKEAALESAQTLKEGAKEATQDAAQEVKDTAAEAVRTTQDEARDQATRVTDQARASGRQVADEARQSGSG
- a CDS encoding DUF485 domain-containing protein, with product MSSDSSELYPARHRPGRHASPAAPPRWAVPQDDARPPTSDRSWTGTPRDLRRLRRASRWQRRVATFAALGYFAVFLILTVEAPAVMTRPAPGGLPTGLLLALVQLPVTWLAVILYEYTARRYVDPLARRVHRRPDPAPHEEPRP